Proteins encoded in a region of the Globicephala melas chromosome 1, mGloMel1.2, whole genome shotgun sequence genome:
- the SLAMF7 gene encoding SLAM family member 7, whose product MLSSTACFTFIFLLCQLTGPAACGVLKKLVGALGGSVNFPLNLSADPIDSIIWVFNTTTLVTIQPKLADKKALIIVTQHRNKERVNFPHEGYSLKLSKLKKNDSGVYRVEIHSSTLQDPLTQEYELRVYEHLSKPKVIIGLQNNKNGTCITNLTCSMEQGGEDVTYSWKSLGQVTNESHSGSTLPISWRQEKSDMTFICMARNPISSNSSNPIFAWKLCEGAAGGLATTVILKLLLSLTLLCFIAPVLIILIIRRERRKESIEEKNGLNLHPETLNYSPTFGEASEYDTISYLNSIVPEENAVNTLYSTVQIPPKVEKSHSLPTLPDTPRKFTHENVN is encoded by the exons ATGCTTTCTTCCACAGCATGCTTCACCTTCATCTTTCTCCTCTGCCAGCTCACAG GGCCAGCAGCCTGTGGAGTACTGAAAAAGCTAGTTGGTGCCCTTGGTGGGTCTGTGAATTTCCCACTGAATCTCTCAGCAGATCCAATTGACAGCATTATCTGGGTCTTCAACACAACCACTCTTGTCACCATACAGCCAAAGTTGGCAGACAAAAAAGCCCTTATCATAGTGACCCAACATCGTAACAAGGAAAGGGTGAATTTCCCACATGAAGGCTACTCCCTGAAGCTCAGCAAACTGAAGAAGAATGACTCAGGTGTCTACCGTGTGGAGATACACAGCTCAACCCTCCAGGATCCCCTAACCCAGGAGTATGAGCTGCGTGTCTATG AGCACCTGTCAAAGCCCAAAGTCATCATAGGTCTGCAGAACAATAAGAATGGCACATGTATAACCAATCTGACATGTTCCATGGAACAGGGAGGAGAGGATGTAACTTACAGCTGGAAGTCCCTGGGACAGGTGACCAATGAGTCCCATAGTGGCtccaccctccccatatcctggAGGCAGGAGAAAAGTGATATGACCTTCATCTGCATGGCCAGAAACCCCATCAGCAGCAACTCCTCAAACCCCATCTTTGCCTGGAAGCTCTGTGAAG GTGCTGCTGGTGGCCTGGCTACCACTGTGATCCTCAAACTTCTGTTGTCACTCACCCTGCTCTGTTTCATTGCACCGGTGCTAATTATTTTGATCATacgaagagaaagaagaaaag AGTCCATTGAAGAGAAGAATGGACTGAACCTTCATCCAGAAACTCTTAACTACTCCCCCACTTTTGGAGAGGCCTCGGAGTATGACACAATCTCTTACTTAAAT agcATTGTACCAGAGGAAAATGCAGTAAATACACTTTATTCCACTGTGCAAATACCCCCAAAG GTGGAGAAATCCCACTCACTGCCCACGTTGCCAGACACACCAAGGAAATTTACCCATGAGAATGTCAACTAA